One part of the Candidatus Neomarinimicrobiota bacterium genome encodes these proteins:
- a CDS encoding insulinase family protein — translation MKRQLLILLLINTGIFASEPTHFTLDNGLKVIVMEKHSIPVAAVQVWYDVGSHDEWDGIRGTAHLFEHMMFRGTENYESEEHARLINEAGGYNNAFTSDDVTVYHERLPSGKLELALKLEAERMHLLKLNEDILATEREVVHEEYRQRNANPIGKLFLKFRGEMYPEKHPYAVTPIGIMDQLDTVSVKTCQTFYDMHYGPENATLVIVGDVDLEKTKVLVNQYFGVVRPLGTLPENPDLSIPTQTEKVVLNEESSFDLPVTLMGFPVPGSAHDDIAALDVLSYIMSNGQSSRLNQVLVREKQLALGAGGFPMSMKGPGIFIYFSFYFPQVSSATIEKAIMDIVQDIRENGVAVAELSKARKQMLAGKVFERYSANSLASSLGNAELVMGDYREFNTEIERFNAVTADDVQRVANAYFTEEKMTIMHIQPENLSFLKKCMFWVAGLFM, via the coding sequence ATGAAAAGACAACTGCTCATTTTACTCCTGATTAATACAGGAATTTTTGCATCCGAACCGACGCATTTTACGCTCGATAACGGTCTCAAAGTGATTGTCATGGAAAAACATTCCATTCCTGTCGCTGCTGTGCAAGTCTGGTACGATGTTGGCAGTCATGATGAATGGGATGGTATCCGGGGTACGGCCCATTTGTTTGAGCATATGATGTTTCGTGGAACAGAAAATTATGAATCTGAAGAGCACGCCCGCTTAATCAATGAAGCTGGAGGCTACAACAATGCTTTCACGTCTGATGATGTTACGGTGTATCACGAACGCCTTCCCTCCGGAAAGCTTGAACTTGCTTTAAAGCTTGAGGCAGAGCGCATGCATCTTTTAAAACTGAATGAAGATATTCTCGCAACGGAGCGCGAAGTGGTGCATGAGGAATATCGTCAGAGAAACGCAAATCCAATTGGAAAGCTGTTTCTCAAATTCCGTGGAGAAATGTACCCCGAGAAACATCCGTATGCCGTAACGCCAATTGGAATTATGGATCAGCTAGATACGGTTTCAGTCAAAACATGTCAGACGTTTTACGACATGCATTACGGTCCAGAGAATGCAACACTTGTCATTGTGGGTGATGTAGATCTCGAAAAAACTAAGGTGTTGGTGAATCAATATTTTGGTGTAGTCCGCCCATTGGGAACGCTTCCCGAAAACCCCGATTTATCCATACCAACGCAAACAGAGAAAGTTGTACTGAATGAAGAATCGTCTTTCGATCTTCCGGTCACTCTTATGGGTTTTCCTGTCCCGGGATCGGCTCATGACGATATCGCCGCGTTAGATGTTCTCAGCTACATAATGTCTAATGGACAAAGTTCCCGCTTAAATCAGGTTCTTGTTCGGGAAAAGCAACTGGCTTTGGGCGCCGGTGGATTTCCGATGTCCATGAAAGGTCCGGGAATTTTTATCTATTTCTCATTCTATTTTCCGCAAGTCAGTTCCGCTACAATTGAAAAGGCGATTATGGATATTGTTCAGGATATTCGAGAAAACGGGGTAGCGGTTGCCGAGCTCAGCAAGGCGAGAAAACAAATGCTTGCCGGGAAAGTGTTTGAAAGATATTCTGCAAATTCGCTTGCAAGCTCCCTTGGAAATGCTGAATTGGTCATGGGTGATTATCGAGAATTCAATACAGAAATTGAACGATTTAATGCTGTAACTGCAGATGATGTACAGCGTGTTGCAAATGCCTATTTCACAGAAGAGAAAATGACAATAATGCACATCCAGCCGGAAAACTTGTCTTTCCTCAAGAAATGCATGTTCTGGGTTGCCGGACTGTTTATGTAA
- a CDS encoding cold-shock protein, with amino-acid sequence MQYGTVKEYNNSKGFGFITGDDGEDYFVHVSGLGPRVKDRGLRQDQRVGFDVDFDMKGDRAINVTSV; translated from the coding sequence TTGCAGTACGGAACCGTAAAAGAATACAATAATTCAAAAGGATTCGGATTTATAACCGGTGACGATGGCGAGGATTATTTTGTGCATGTTTCCGGATTGGGGCCCAGAGTGAAAGATCGGGGGTTACGCCAAGATCAACGCGTTGGCTTTGATGTAGATTTTGATATGAAAGGCGACCGAGCAATAAATGTAACATCGGTCTAA
- a CDS encoding insulinase family protein: MKNFIINLMVFLGIVFAQAPIIDYPEFETFTMPNGLKVMIAEHHENPAVFMNMMIEVGSMDVAVGKEGLAGIMSELVPKGTKDHTADEISELIDATGGSLNAGIGLEYTNVSGRFLAEDLEFGLNMMAELIQHATFPETEFKLTMKQNKEGIKTWYSDPSSVASAHGDYLLLGETPMGRMTTEQTLKSISLNDVKEFYKNIRPDISTLVLIGDFETATAKSLIESSLGSWTVDGSPMHRAGFAYEDINGLKFRFVDNPELEQATIYMLQWGLPRTHEDRYAIKLANYIFGGGAFSSRLMKVVRGEGGKTYGVRSWASSRMDYGAFGISTSTRNPEVVNTYQLIMSELKQLRDEGVTDDELQKAKLFYTGSQPLSLESPGAIAVSVLSALYYGFTIEDLETSLVKLNAVTLDEVNAAIKNHYDEANRVLVIVGNGGEIKPLIQPIGSFEESFYKDDVH, from the coding sequence ATGAAAAATTTCATAATAAATCTGATGGTATTTTTGGGAATAGTATTTGCCCAAGCGCCGATTATAGATTATCCGGAATTTGAAACATTCACAATGCCGAACGGTCTCAAGGTCATGATTGCCGAACACCATGAAAACCCTGCCGTATTTATGAATATGATGATTGAAGTCGGTTCCATGGATGTTGCTGTTGGGAAGGAAGGACTTGCAGGCATTATGTCTGAGCTTGTTCCAAAGGGAACAAAAGATCACACAGCAGATGAAATTTCAGAATTAATTGATGCAACCGGGGGGAGTTTGAATGCCGGAATCGGGCTGGAATACACAAATGTTTCGGGAAGATTTTTGGCAGAAGACCTTGAATTTGGATTGAATATGATGGCGGAATTGATTCAGCACGCCACATTTCCTGAAACGGAATTCAAATTGACCATGAAGCAGAATAAAGAAGGAATCAAAACCTGGTATTCCGATCCGTCTTCTGTGGCATCAGCGCACGGGGATTATTTGCTTTTGGGTGAAACGCCCATGGGAAGAATGACTACGGAACAAACGTTAAAATCTATTTCACTTAATGATGTAAAAGAATTCTACAAGAATATCCGCCCGGATATTTCAACATTGGTGCTGATTGGTGATTTTGAAACAGCAACGGCTAAATCGCTGATTGAATCTTCGCTTGGAAGTTGGACTGTTGATGGAAGTCCGATGCATCGCGCTGGATTTGCTTACGAAGATATCAATGGGCTCAAGTTTCGGTTCGTGGATAATCCGGAATTAGAGCAAGCTACAATTTATATGCTTCAGTGGGGATTGCCCCGTACGCATGAAGACCGCTATGCTATTAAGCTAGCGAATTACATTTTTGGAGGCGGTGCATTTTCTTCTCGTTTAATGAAAGTGGTGCGCGGAGAAGGTGGAAAAACTTACGGCGTTCGGAGTTGGGCATCGTCTAGAATGGATTATGGAGCCTTTGGGATAAGTACTTCAACAAGAAACCCTGAAGTGGTTAATACATATCAATTGATTATGAGTGAGCTCAAGCAACTACGAGATGAGGGCGTGACAGACGACGAATTACAGAAGGCAAAGTTATTTTACACCGGATCTCAACCGCTTAGTCTGGAATCACCCGGTGCTATTGCAGTTAGTGTTTTGTCTGCACTTTATTACGGATTTACCATTGAAGATTTGGAAACATCTCTAGTCAAATTAAATGCGGTCACATTAGATGAAGTAAACGCAGCTATAAAAAACCATTATGATGAAGCGAACAGAGTCCTTGTTATTGTGGGCAACGGCGGTGAAATAAAACCGTTGATTCAGCCGATTGGATCATTCGAAGAATCCTTTTATAAAGACGACGTTCACTAG